In Candidatus Kaistella beijingensis, a genomic segment contains:
- the purN gene encoding phosphoribosylglycinamide formyltransferase: MKKIVVLISGSGTNLQRIIDCVESGEIADTKISLVVADRDCYGLQRAENAGIPHQLIKRGKSFSEKLEKIVPEDIDLVVLAGFLSILNEQFCKKFQNKIINIHPALLPKFGGLGMWGMNVHNAVLEAGEKESGATVHFVTAGIDEGGIILQQSFEIGANETPEGLAEKVHAVEYDIFPKAINKILNYK; this comes from the coding sequence ATGAAGAAAATTGTTGTCTTAATCAGCGGTTCCGGAACCAATCTTCAGCGCATCATCGACTGTGTAGAAAGCGGAGAAATTGCTGACACGAAAATTTCACTCGTCGTTGCAGACCGCGATTGTTACGGGCTTCAACGTGCCGAAAATGCGGGGATTCCACACCAATTAATTAAACGCGGAAAATCTTTTTCGGAAAAGTTAGAAAAAATTGTTCCTGAAGATATTGATTTAGTTGTACTTGCAGGTTTTTTATCCATTTTAAATGAGCAATTTTGTAAAAAGTTTCAAAATAAAATCATCAATATTCATCCCGCACTTTTACCCAAATTTGGCGGTTTGGGAATGTGGGGAATGAATGTTCACAATGCTGTTTTGGAAGCCGGAGAAAAGGAGAGTGGAGCAACGGTTCATTTTGTGACAGCGGGAATTGATGAAGGCGGAATTATTTTGCAGCAGTCTTTTGAAATAGGAGCAAATGAAACTCCCGAAGGTTTGGCAGAAAAAGTACACGCCGTTGAATATGATATTTTCCCAAAAGCCATCAATAAAATATTAAATTATAAGTGA
- the purM gene encoding phosphoribosylformylglycinamidine cyclo-ligase encodes MSNTYKSAGVDKEEGYKTVDKIKSAVAETHNKNVLSGLGSFGAFYEIAGYKNPVLVSGTDGVGTKLKVALDSKKYDSIGIDCFAMCANDILCHGAKPLFFLDYLACGKLDSEIAAEIVMGMVKACKDNECALIGGETAEMPGMYQPGDYDVAGFCVGIVEKDQVITGEKIKRGDKIIALPSSGFHSNGFSLVRKIFTDFNEEFEGKPLYETLLIPTRLYFNPIHKLLEEVKIYGIAHITGGGLIENVPRIIPDNLCAKIDTSKIKIPTIMLELEKRGNIDRMEMYGTFNMGVGMVVIIDAKHSEKVMDLLEDAYEIGEIVEGSEKIKLV; translated from the coding sequence ATGAGCAACACCTATAAATCCGCCGGAGTCGACAAAGAAGAAGGCTACAAAACCGTTGATAAAATAAAATCTGCCGTTGCAGAAACCCATAATAAAAATGTGCTTTCGGGATTGGGAAGTTTCGGGGCGTTTTATGAAATTGCGGGCTACAAAAATCCTGTTTTGGTTTCCGGAACAGATGGAGTGGGAACCAAACTGAAAGTCGCTTTAGATTCCAAAAAATACGATTCCATCGGGATTGACTGTTTCGCGATGTGTGCGAACGACATTCTTTGTCACGGCGCAAAACCATTATTTTTCCTTGATTATTTAGCGTGCGGAAAACTCGATTCTGAAATTGCAGCCGAAATTGTGATGGGAATGGTGAAAGCCTGCAAAGACAATGAATGTGCATTAATCGGCGGCGAAACCGCTGAAATGCCGGGAATGTATCAACCGGGAGATTATGATGTTGCCGGTTTTTGCGTCGGAATTGTGGAAAAAGACCAAGTAATTACAGGAGAAAAAATCAAAAGAGGTGATAAAATTATTGCTTTGCCGAGTTCCGGTTTCCACAGCAACGGATTTTCTTTGGTAAGAAAAATTTTCACGGATTTTAATGAAGAGTTTGAAGGAAAACCTCTCTATGAAACACTTTTAATTCCTACAAGACTTTATTTCAACCCCATTCATAAACTCTTGGAGGAAGTGAAAATTTACGGCATCGCGCACATTACAGGCGGCGGTTTGATTGAAAATGTTCCTAGAATTATTCCCGACAATCTTTGTGCTAAAATCGATACTTCGAAAATTAAAATTCCAACCATCATGCTCGAACTCGAAAAACGTGGAAACATCGACCGGATGGAAATGTATGGAACGTTCAACATGGGTGTCGGAATGGTGGTGATTATCGACGCAAAACACTCCGAAAAAGTAATGGATTTGTTGGAGGACGCTTATGAAATCGGGGAAATTGTGGAGGGTTCAGAAAAAATTAAATTAGTATAG
- a CDS encoding SusC/RagA family TonB-linked outer membrane protein → MRNYTKVLKIAPAFLLAGTMLHAQTKDSLKTADIEQVVLIGYGKQKKTDVTGSISSISSKDFNGGATSPAQLIQGKTPGVSITGNSGAPGAGSSIRIRGIGTLNGSQSPLIVIDGVPQDFNGISGAADPLSLINPNDIETFDILKDASATAIYGNRASNGVILVTTKRGSAGKLKVNFSTLASVSTKMKNTPVLNAAEFRDFINANASAAYAAKLGNADTNWQDLIYQTAWGTDNNVALSGGIKGLPYRLSLGYNEQNGIVKTNSFRRTSVGLNLTPKFLDNHLSVTVNAKGTFTDNQFVAGGVIGEATYFDPTQPVYSGNSAYGGYYEWLLNGGLNVNANANPLARLAATRDVSSIWRGLGNIQLDYKFHFLPDLHFNVNAGYDYAKSDGAKTENGLYKVAFADKGRYRSYSQEKKNKLLETYLSYTKNVEAINTNVDLVGGYAYQNFYRFEPFAPTFNGNNVPPVMGNNVEVRNVLLSFYGRGIFTIANKYIVSASVRRDGASRFWNGVDKKNLWGTFPGVSLAWKINEESFLKGKGINTLKLRAGWGKTGNQELRDVADYPAYSSYNLSNGGAQYYMGDTFYQMLRPNIFNPNLTWETTTTKNIGLDYGFAKNRIFGSIDLFEKVADGLLVDSPIAAGDVSNHNALNAGTMNSKGIEGSITLVPVKAENTTWELSFNATHYNSEITNLVNGADANYYIAVGDISGGVGNKIQAHVVGNRPYAFLVYQQVYDNAGKPLDGVYVDRNGDGKINASDQYYYKSTQPDAILGFNTKFTHRNWDAGLSARAVIGNYVYNNAASNSSLQSGSTNEYLQNVYYTAVDNKFSIPRYFSDLFVENASFFRLDNVNVGYNFRDVFSPGSSLRVYGMAQNVLVITKYTGVDPEVFGGIDNGYYQMPRVYSLGLNFNF, encoded by the coding sequence GTGAGAAACTATACTAAAGTTTTGAAAATTGCTCCCGCTTTTTTACTGGCAGGAACAATGTTGCACGCACAAACCAAAGATTCGCTAAAAACTGCTGACATTGAGCAGGTGGTACTCATTGGTTACGGTAAACAGAAGAAAACAGATGTTACGGGATCCATCTCTTCTATTTCTTCTAAAGATTTTAACGGTGGGGCAACTTCACCGGCGCAATTGATTCAGGGTAAAACTCCCGGAGTTTCAATTACAGGAAATAGTGGTGCTCCTGGTGCAGGTTCATCCATTAGAATTCGTGGTATCGGTACTTTGAACGGATCGCAATCTCCATTAATCGTAATTGATGGTGTTCCACAAGATTTCAACGGTATTTCTGGAGCTGCAGATCCATTGTCATTGATCAACCCGAATGATATTGAAACTTTCGATATCCTGAAAGATGCTTCTGCAACTGCGATTTATGGTAACAGAGCTTCAAACGGGGTAATCTTGGTAACGACAAAAAGAGGTTCAGCCGGAAAATTAAAAGTAAATTTTTCTACTTTGGCTTCGGTTTCCACCAAGATGAAAAATACACCTGTCTTAAATGCGGCTGAATTCCGTGATTTTATCAACGCTAATGCTTCTGCAGCCTATGCAGCGAAATTAGGGAATGCTGATACCAATTGGCAAGACTTAATTTACCAAACAGCATGGGGAACAGATAATAACGTTGCGTTGTCAGGAGGAATTAAAGGTTTGCCTTACCGTTTGTCTTTAGGATACAATGAGCAAAATGGTATTGTAAAGACCAACTCTTTCCGTAGAACTTCTGTTGGTTTAAATTTAACACCTAAATTTTTAGACAATCACTTATCAGTTACAGTTAATGCAAAAGGAACTTTTACGGATAATCAGTTCGTTGCAGGTGGAGTAATTGGTGAAGCCACTTACTTTGACCCAACTCAACCAGTTTATTCAGGAAATTCTGCGTACGGTGGTTACTACGAGTGGCTGTTGAATGGTGGTTTGAATGTTAACGCAAACGCAAACCCACTTGCAAGATTGGCTGCGACAAGAGATGTTTCTTCAATTTGGAGAGGTTTGGGTAATATTCAATTAGATTATAAATTCCATTTCCTTCCTGATTTACATTTCAATGTGAATGCCGGTTACGACTACGCAAAATCCGATGGAGCAAAAACCGAAAACGGACTTTATAAAGTTGCTTTTGCTGACAAAGGAAGATACAGAAGCTATTCGCAAGAAAAGAAAAACAAATTATTGGAAACGTATTTAAGTTATACCAAAAATGTGGAAGCCATTAATACCAATGTAGATTTGGTTGGTGGTTACGCGTATCAAAATTTCTACAGATTCGAGCCTTTTGCACCAACATTTAACGGCAATAATGTACCACCAGTAATGGGGAACAATGTGGAAGTAAGAAACGTTCTACTCTCGTTTTATGGTAGAGGTATTTTCACGATTGCAAATAAATATATCGTTTCTGCATCAGTAAGAAGAGACGGTGCTTCAAGATTTTGGAATGGAGTTGACAAGAAAAATCTTTGGGGAACTTTCCCAGGAGTTTCATTAGCTTGGAAAATCAATGAAGAAAGCTTCTTGAAAGGAAAAGGAATTAACACCTTAAAATTAAGAGCTGGTTGGGGTAAAACAGGTAATCAAGAATTAAGGGATGTTGCAGATTATCCAGCCTATTCATCTTATAACTTGAGTAACGGTGGTGCACAATATTACATGGGCGACACTTTTTACCAAATGTTAAGACCAAACATTTTCAACCCGAACTTAACCTGGGAAACGACTACAACCAAAAACATCGGTTTAGATTATGGTTTTGCAAAAAACAGAATTTTTGGTTCAATCGATTTATTTGAGAAAGTTGCTGACGGATTATTGGTAGATTCACCAATCGCTGCCGGAGACGTTTCTAACCACAACGCTCTAAATGCAGGAACAATGAATTCTAAAGGTATTGAAGGTTCAATCACTTTAGTTCCAGTAAAAGCTGAGAATACAACTTGGGAACTTTCTTTCAACGCAACTCATTATAATTCGGAAATCACTAATCTGGTTAATGGAGCCGATGCAAATTATTACATTGCAGTTGGAGATATTTCTGGAGGTGTAGGGAACAAAATTCAGGCACATGTTGTAGGAAACAGACCTTACGCATTCCTAGTTTATCAACAGGTTTATGATAATGCAGGGAAACCTCTAGACGGTGTTTATGTTGACAGAAATGGCGATGGTAAAATTAATGCTTCTGACCAGTATTATTACAAATCAACTCAACCGGATGCGATTTTAGGTTTCAACACCAAATTCACGCACAGAAATTGGGATGCAGGTTTAAGCGCAAGAGCAGTTATTGGCAATTATGTTTATAACAATGCAGCTTCAAACAGTTCACTTCAATCAGGTTCAACCAACGAATATTTGCAGAATGTTTATTACACTGCTGTTGACAACAAGTTTTCAATTCCACGTTATTTCTCCGATCTTTTTGTTGAGAATGCTTCATTCTTCCGATTGGATAATGTGAATGTTGGTTATAACTTTAGAGATGTGTTCTCTCCAGGATCAAGCTTGAGAGTGTATGGTATGGCTCAAAATGTTTTGGTTATTACCAAATATACCGGAGTTGACCCGGAAGTTTTTGGCGGTATCGACAACGGTTATTATCAAATGCCAAGAGTTTATTCATTAGGACTTAACTTTAATTTTTAA
- a CDS encoding helix-turn-helix domain-containing protein → MKTRVFNEAGEIIPEISLFPVNGNEDVVEKRLEFSNEMKSVTNLIFQMEDAVFQYSEIDSKKDFSYRFNIEGEVVCLYFILEGSLTNSSVDTLQTYESKTNTHNIFFWKSREVNTYYKKNQHIKLVNVFLNKNFFLKCIGKDNNILDDGFSKLSEGERWIFKEDGEIINDEMLKVISEIIETKRKGIFLKLFLESKLYELLMLQLESLKQQEYTEEKVDPTKKLAQSIHKIIKQNTFAEFTLRDIAKKLGSNSSTVSNSFKQHYHITIFQYWNNLRFNEAKKMLLNNYSVKEIAIIMGYKNPNHFSTAFKKHFSITPTEYLNSKFEQ, encoded by the coding sequence GTGAAAACCAGGGTATTTAATGAAGCTGGAGAAATTATTCCTGAAATTAGCCTTTTTCCGGTTAACGGGAATGAAGATGTCGTGGAAAAGCGTTTGGAGTTCTCGAATGAGATGAAATCCGTGACCAATCTTATTTTTCAAATGGAGGATGCGGTATTTCAGTATTCGGAAATTGACTCTAAGAAAGATTTTTCTTATAGGTTTAATATCGAAGGTGAGGTGGTTTGTCTTTATTTTATTCTGGAAGGCAGCTTAACAAATTCCTCAGTAGATACTTTGCAGACCTACGAATCAAAAACCAACACCCACAATATCTTCTTCTGGAAAAGTAGGGAAGTAAATACGTATTATAAGAAAAACCAGCATATCAAGTTAGTGAATGTTTTTTTGAACAAAAATTTCTTTCTGAAATGCATTGGGAAAGACAATAATATTCTGGATGATGGGTTTTCCAAATTATCGGAAGGCGAGAGATGGATATTCAAAGAGGACGGTGAGATCATCAACGACGAAATGCTTAAAGTAATTTCTGAAATCATTGAAACCAAAAGAAAAGGAATTTTCCTTAAACTTTTCCTTGAGTCGAAACTTTACGAACTTCTTATGCTTCAGCTGGAATCATTGAAACAGCAGGAATATACTGAAGAGAAGGTAGATCCCACAAAAAAACTGGCACAAAGCATCCATAAAATTATCAAGCAAAATACATTTGCCGAGTTTACACTGCGGGACATTGCCAAGAAACTGGGCTCCAATAGTAGTACGGTGAGTAATTCGTTCAAACAGCATTACCACATTACAATCTTTCAGTATTGGAATAACCTAAGATTTAATGAAGCAAAAAAAATGTTGCTGAACAATTATAGCGTGAAGGAAATTGCAATCATTATGGGTTACAAAAACCCCAATCACTTCAGTACCGCTTTCAAAAAACATTTTTCTATCACACCCACTGAATATTTAAACTCAAAATTTGAGCAATAA
- a CDS encoding DUF808 domain-containing protein, whose product MASGFFAILDDIAALMDDIAVTSKIATKQTAGILGDDLAVNAEKATGFLSSREIPVLMQIMKGSFINKLIILPIAFLLQWLYPPAIKVILVLGGLYLAYEGVEKIIEYFFHKKEDEETGQEVITAIEEPSDAGENEEKAKIKSAITTDFILSIEIVIIALGTVLNQSLAIQIITVSIVAILATVGVYGIVALIVRMDDAGYKLIRKSKKEKGFLVSLGTFLVKALPWVIKGLGVIGTVALILVAGGIFDHNIDYLHHLLPNVPSMAKQAIYGIMGGLLMVPFIILFKKIFYSLKKS is encoded by the coding sequence ATGGCTTCAGGTTTTTTTGCAATTTTAGATGATATTGCCGCATTGATGGACGATATCGCCGTAACTTCAAAGATTGCAACCAAGCAAACCGCAGGAATTTTGGGCGACGACCTCGCTGTGAATGCCGAAAAAGCGACCGGATTTTTGTCATCACGGGAAATTCCCGTTTTGATGCAGATTATGAAAGGTTCTTTCATCAATAAACTCATCATTTTACCGATTGCGTTTCTTTTGCAATGGCTTTATCCACCCGCAATTAAGGTGATTTTAGTTTTAGGGGGACTTTATTTGGCGTATGAAGGTGTGGAGAAAATCATCGAATATTTTTTTCATAAAAAAGAGGACGAAGAAACCGGACAAGAAGTGATTACAGCAATTGAAGAACCAAGCGACGCTGGCGAAAATGAAGAAAAAGCAAAAATTAAATCCGCGATTACCACCGATTTTATTTTGTCTATTGAGATTGTGATCATTGCTTTAGGAACAGTTCTCAATCAGAGTTTGGCGATTCAGATTATTACGGTTTCCATCGTTGCAATTCTCGCGACTGTAGGTGTTTACGGAATTGTAGCATTAATTGTAAGAATGGATGATGCTGGTTACAAATTAATCAGAAAATCTAAAAAAGAGAAAGGATTTTTAGTTTCTTTAGGAACATTTTTGGTGAAGGCTTTACCTTGGGTAATTAAAGGTTTAGGTGTTATCGGAACAGTTGCCTTAATTTTAGTTGCAGGCGGAATTTTCGACCATAATATTGATTATTTGCACCATTTATTACCAAACGTTCCGTCAATGGCAAAGCAAGCGATTTATGGAATTATGGGAGGTTTGTTGATGGTCCCGTTTATTATTTTGTTTAAAAAGATATTTTATTCACTGAAAAAATCATAA
- a CDS encoding RagB/SusD family nutrient uptake outer membrane protein translates to MKSYKIKLKTLIAAASVAALFSVTSCMKDLEQTPIVDVTAENIYSNFANYPNALAKLYGGFAHGGQEGGGGNPDINGIDGNFSQYTRQLFTLQVLPTDEAVIAWNDGTLQNIHKMNWDSSSEFIGAFYYRVYTEIAFCNDFLRNTTDEKLASYNITGENLVQAKYMRAEARFLRALAYYHALDLFGNVPFATVENMPIGSTNPPPRITRPELYKFVEAELLACANDLKNPKAAGYGRADKAAAWSVLARLYLNAGVYTGTTQYGKVIEYANKVITANYGLKSKYQDLFLADNEKNNPEVIFPIVFDGLKSQTYGGTTYLVHAAVGGTMPAADFGINGGWSGLRTTKAYVNLFGGAGTSDVRGNFYTDKQTLEIDDIGNFSNGYPFIKYKNVTSTGAPGSDVAGNFVDADIPLFRLADIYLMYAEANLRGGGGDAGTALGYVNALRTRAGALPVASINLNFILDERGRELGWEMTRRTDLIRYGKFTTASYLWPWKGGVKEGQAVEDYRNLYPIPAKDLIANPNLVQNPGY, encoded by the coding sequence ATGAAATCATATAAAATAAAATTAAAAACACTTATTGCAGCAGCATCTGTTGCAGCACTTTTCTCGGTTACATCTTGTATGAAGGATTTGGAACAGACTCCAATTGTAGATGTTACTGCTGAAAATATTTACTCGAATTTCGCAAACTATCCGAACGCTCTAGCTAAACTGTACGGAGGTTTTGCACACGGTGGACAGGAAGGCGGTGGTGGAAACCCCGATATTAATGGTATCGACGGGAACTTCTCGCAGTACACTCGTCAGCTATTCACTTTGCAGGTTTTGCCAACCGATGAAGCGGTAATCGCTTGGAATGACGGCACTTTGCAGAATATCCACAAAATGAACTGGGATTCCTCAAGCGAGTTTATCGGTGCATTTTATTACAGAGTTTATACAGAAATTGCTTTCTGTAACGACTTCCTTAGAAATACGACCGATGAGAAATTAGCCTCATACAACATCACTGGTGAAAATTTGGTACAGGCTAAATACATGCGTGCTGAAGCAAGATTCTTGAGAGCTCTTGCATATTACCATGCCTTGGATTTGTTTGGAAACGTTCCTTTTGCAACCGTAGAAAACATGCCGATTGGATCAACAAACCCACCGCCAAGAATTACAAGACCTGAACTTTACAAATTTGTTGAAGCTGAACTTTTGGCTTGTGCAAATGATTTGAAAAACCCTAAAGCTGCCGGTTACGGAAGAGCAGACAAAGCTGCGGCATGGTCTGTGTTGGCAAGACTTTATCTTAATGCGGGTGTTTACACAGGAACTACTCAGTATGGGAAAGTAATTGAATATGCCAATAAAGTAATTACTGCCAATTATGGTTTGAAATCAAAATACCAAGACCTTTTCCTTGCTGACAACGAAAAAAACAACCCTGAAGTTATCTTCCCGATTGTTTTCGACGGTCTTAAATCACAGACTTACGGTGGAACAACTTACCTGGTTCACGCAGCTGTTGGTGGAACAATGCCTGCTGCAGATTTCGGAATCAACGGTGGTTGGTCTGGTCTTAGAACAACTAAGGCTTATGTAAACCTTTTCGGTGGTGCAGGAACCAGCGATGTGAGAGGAAACTTTTATACCGATAAGCAAACTTTGGAGATTGATGATATAGGAAACTTCTCAAACGGTTACCCATTCATTAAATATAAAAATGTTACCAGCACAGGTGCTCCAGGTTCAGATGTTGCAGGAAATTTCGTTGATGCTGATATACCATTATTCCGTTTAGCAGATATCTATTTGATGTATGCGGAAGCTAACTTAAGAGGAGGTGGCGGCGACGCAGGAACAGCTCTTGGTTATGTAAACGCGTTAAGAACTAGAGCAGGTGCACTTCCGGTTGCTTCGATCAATCTTAACTTCATTCTTGACGAGAGAGGTAGAGAACTTGGTTGGGAAATGACCAGAAGAACAGACCTAATCCGTTACGGTAAATTTACTACCGCTTCTTATTTATGGCCGTGGAAAGGTGGTGTGAAAGAGGGACAAGCTGTGGAAGATTACAGAAATCTTTATCCAATCCCGGCAAAAGATCTTATTGCCAATCCAAATTTGGTACAGAACCCGGGTTATTAA
- the metG gene encoding methionine--tRNA ligase — MSDRKMITAALPYANGPVHIGHLAGVYVPADVYARFQRRMGKEVAFICGSDEHGIPITIRAKKEGVTPQDIVDKYHEIIKKSFKDLGISFDEYSRTTSHKHYEVSQDFFTTLYNKDKFVEEISEQYFDEQAGEFLADRYIVGTCPNCGNENAYGDQCEKCGSTLSPSELINPKSMLSGNVPVLKETKNWYLPLNEYENFLNQWIIEGHKDDWKPNVYGQVKSWLNDGLKLRAMTRDLNWGVPVPLPDANGKVLYVWFDAPIGYISFTQEWAEKNGKNWKDYWQSDNSDLIHFIGKDNIVFHCIIFPAMMKAHGDYVMPANVPAFEFLNLENDKISTSRNWAVWAHEYVEEFPGQQDVLRYALLSSAPETKDNNFTWKDFQTKNNSELVGIFGNFINRVAVLIHKYYDGIIPDGNENVEELNEVAKHAKEIETFLENFEFRNALSSLMNLARFGNQYLQTEEPWKTIKENPEKAANSLFVAAQIAAGLAQISEPFMPFSSEKLLNMFNVSQMNWRDIENQKILVKTGHQINPSELLFSKIEDETIDFQIQKLENTKLSNAKTNPNATPMKDEIQFDDFTKIDLRTATILEAEKVEKADKLLKLKVDTGVDIRTVVSGIAESFSPEELIGKQVMILLNLAPRKIRGIESQGMLLLTTKPDGKLSFVTPDEKVENGIEIG; from the coding sequence ATGTCAGATAGAAAGATGATTACGGCGGCGTTGCCTTATGCAAACGGTCCGGTTCACATTGGGCATTTGGCGGGAGTGTATGTTCCTGCAGATGTGTATGCACGATTTCAGAGAAGAATGGGGAAAGAGGTAGCATTCATTTGTGGTTCCGATGAACACGGAATCCCAATCACCATTCGAGCTAAAAAAGAAGGGGTTACTCCGCAAGATATCGTGGACAAATATCACGAAATCATCAAAAAATCATTCAAAGATTTAGGAATTTCGTTTGACGAGTATTCCAGAACCACATCCCACAAACATTACGAGGTCAGCCAGGATTTTTTCACCACACTATATAATAAGGACAAATTTGTTGAAGAGATTTCCGAACAATACTTTGATGAACAAGCCGGGGAATTTCTTGCAGACCGCTATATCGTGGGAACCTGCCCCAATTGCGGCAACGAAAATGCCTACGGCGACCAATGTGAAAAATGTGGTTCCACCCTTTCACCCTCAGAATTGATCAATCCAAAATCAATGTTGAGCGGAAATGTTCCTGTTTTAAAGGAAACCAAAAATTGGTACCTCCCTCTAAATGAATACGAAAATTTCCTCAACCAATGGATTATCGAAGGTCATAAAGATGATTGGAAACCCAATGTTTACGGCCAGGTAAAATCTTGGTTAAACGACGGCTTGAAACTTCGAGCAATGACGCGAGATTTAAATTGGGGCGTTCCTGTCCCACTTCCAGATGCAAATGGAAAAGTGCTTTATGTTTGGTTTGATGCACCAATTGGCTATATTTCTTTCACCCAGGAATGGGCAGAGAAAAACGGCAAAAACTGGAAAGACTATTGGCAAAGCGATAATTCAGATTTAATCCATTTTATCGGAAAAGACAATATCGTTTTCCACTGCATTATTTTCCCGGCAATGATGAAAGCTCACGGTGATTATGTGATGCCGGCCAACGTTCCCGCTTTTGAATTTTTAAATTTAGAAAACGACAAAATTTCAACCTCCAGAAACTGGGCGGTTTGGGCACATGAATATGTAGAAGAATTTCCTGGTCAACAAGATGTTTTGAGATATGCCTTGCTTTCTTCGGCTCCTGAAACCAAAGACAATAATTTCACCTGGAAAGATTTTCAAACCAAAAATAATTCTGAATTGGTGGGAATTTTCGGGAATTTCATTAATCGAGTTGCAGTTCTGATCCACAAATACTATGATGGAATAATTCCAGACGGAAATGAAAATGTTGAAGAACTAAACGAAGTTGCCAAACACGCAAAAGAAATTGAAACGTTCCTGGAAAATTTTGAATTCAGAAACGCTCTATCATCATTGATGAATTTAGCGAGATTTGGAAACCAATACCTTCAAACCGAAGAGCCGTGGAAAACCATCAAAGAAAACCCTGAAAAAGCGGCTAATTCTCTGTTCGTTGCGGCGCAGATTGCAGCTGGTTTAGCGCAGATTTCGGAACCTTTTATGCCGTTCTCTTCAGAAAAATTATTGAACATGTTCAACGTTTCACAAATGAATTGGAGGGATATTGAAAACCAAAAAATTCTTGTGAAAACAGGACACCAAATCAATCCATCCGAACTTTTATTTTCAAAAATTGAAGACGAAACCATCGATTTCCAAATTCAAAAATTAGAAAATACGAAACTGTCCAACGCCAAAACAAATCCCAACGCAACACCCATGAAAGACGAAATCCAATTTGACGATTTTACTAAGATAGATTTGAGAACCGCAACCATTTTGGAAGCGGAAAAGGTAGAAAAAGCCGACAAACTTTTAAAACTAAAAGTGGATACCGGCGTTGATATTAGAACCGTAGTTTCCGGGATCGCGGAAAGTTTCTCGCCGGAAGAATTAATTGGGAAACAGGTAATGATTTTATTAAATCTGGCTCCACGAAAAATCCGAGGAATCGAATCGCAAGGAATGTTACTTTTAACAACAAAACCCGACGGAAAATTATCCTTCGTAACTCCCGACGAAAAAGTGGAAAACGGAATTGAAATAGGATAG